A single region of the Lycium barbarum isolate Lr01 chromosome 2, ASM1917538v2, whole genome shotgun sequence genome encodes:
- the LOC132628793 gene encoding disease resistance protein Roq1-like encodes MKQWRNALDTLKDTPNDEIISKLRISYDGLGDAEKQIVILLSLLCRNESMCIQHIVKEISNELCRNSMSSGKLVVAESQIRAVCSLLMMECEDVRFIGISGMGGIGKTTIARAIFDRFSHQFEGACFVANIKENQAKQGLLSLQKNLVSEVLTVESVNIANEYSGIDLIRKRLGSKKVIVVLDDVDHQDQLDGLAGDRDWFGKGSRIIITARDNHLLWNCCEIYKLSQRVVQYAGGLPLALKVLGSFLFGRSMKQWRNALDKLKDTPNDEIISKLRISYDGLGDAEKQVFLDLACSFIPPPALIRKLHPEITIDVLVEKSLLFESSFERIGMHDLIREMGRRIALQECPRHRIWLHEDIADVLTENKGREAVEVIQIPLKSNSEEDI; translated from the exons ATGAAACAGTGGAGAAATGCACTAGATACACTGAAAGATACTCCAAATGATGAAATTATTTCAAAGCTTAGGATAAGTTATGATGGGCTGGGTGATGCAGAGAAGCAA ATTGtcattctcctctctctcttgtgcAGAAACGAGTCTATGTGCATTCAACATATTGTGAAAGAGATATCTAATGAGTTGTGCCGAAATTCAATGAGCAGTGGCAAGCTAGTGGTAGCAGAATCACAAATTCGAGCTGTATGTTCActgttgatgatggaatgtgaagaTGTTCGATTTATTGGGATTTCAGGGATGGGTGGTATTGGGAAGACCACCATTGCAAGAGCCATTTTTGACAGGTTTTCTCATCAATTTGAAGGTGCTTGTTTTGTTGCAAACATCAAAGAAAATCAAGCTAAACAGGGGTTGTTGTCTTTGCAAAAGAATCTGGTTTCGGAGGTGTTGACAGTTGAATCTGTGAATATAGCTAATGAATATAGTGGAATTGACTTGATAAGAAAAAGGCTTGGTTCTAAGAAGGTTATAGTAGTTCTTGATGATGTGGATCACCAAGACCAGTTGGATGGTTTAGCTGGAGACCGTGATTGGTTTGGTAAAGGCAGTAGAATTATTATAACAGCAAGGGATAACCACTTGCTTTGGAACTGTTGTGAAATTTATAAG CTCTCTCAACGGGTGGTGCAGTACGCTGGTGGCCTTCCCCTGGCGCTTAAAGTCTTAGGATCATTCCTTTTTGGACGGAGCATGAAACAGTGGAGAAATGCACTAGATAAACTGAAAGATACCCCAAATGATGAAATTATTTCAAAGCTTAGGATAAGTTATGATGGGCTGGGGGATGCAGAGAAGCAAGTTTTTCTAGACTTAGCATGTTCCTTTATACCACCTCCTGCTTTAATTAGAAAACTGCACCCTGAAATTACAATAGATGTCCTGGTTGAGAAGTCCCTCCTTTTTGAGTCATCATTTGAAAGGAttggaatgcatgatttgattcgAGAAATGGGTCGTCGTATTGCACTGCAAGAATGCCCGAGGCATCGGATATGGCTTCATGAAGATATTGCTGACGTGTTAACTGAAAATAAG GGCAGAGAAGCAGTAGAAGTCATACAAATCCCTTTGAAGTCCAACTCAGAGGAAGATATT
- the LOC132626902 gene encoding disease resistance protein Roq1-like: MAFNSRSSLPHSERWDYDVFLSFRGEDTRKTFVGHLYRELSRAGINTFKDDETLKSGASISPQLVSSIKRSRFSILVFSKNYASSKWCLDELSKIIESRHKLGQEVVPIFYDISPSEVRSQRNSFADAFSRYEEDFKGDTKKVHKWRNALYEATNLAGHDLHSSTYNGNESMCIQHIVKEISNELCRKSMSSGMLVVAESQIRAVCSLLMMECEDVRFIGISGMGGIGKTTIARAIFVRFSHQFEGACFVANIKENQAKQGLLSLQKNLVSEVLTVESVNIANEYSGIDLIRKRLGSKKVV; this comes from the exons ATGGCCTTTAACTCTCGAAGTTCATTACCACATTCCGAACGGTGGGATTATGATGTCTTTTTGAGTTTTAGAGGAGAAGATACTCGTAAGACCTTTGTGGGCCACCTTTATAGAGAATTAAGTCGAGCTGGAATCAATACCTTCAAAGACGATGAAACACTAAAAAGTGGTGCATCCATCTCACCTCAACTTGTGAGTTCCATAAAACGGTCAAGGTTTTCCATTCTCGTGTTCTCAAAGAACTATGCTTCATCCAAATGGTGCTTGGATGAGCTATCAAAGATCATAGAATCTAGACATAAACTTGGGCAGGAAGTTGTACCAATCTTTTATGACATAAGTCCATCGGAAGTACGCTCCCAGAGAAATAGTTTTGCTGACGCCTTTTCCAGATATGAGGAAGATTTCAAGGGTGACACCAAGAAGGTGCATAAATGGAGGAATGCTTTATATGAAGCAACCAATTTGGCTGGCCATGATCTGCATAGCAGTACTTACAATGG AAACGAGTCTATGTGCATTCAACATATTGTGAAAGAGATATCTAATGAGTTGTGCCGAAAGTCAATGAGCAGTGGCATGCTAGTGGTAGCAGAATCACAAATTCGAGCTGTATGTTCActgttgatgatggaatgtgaagaTGTTCGATTTATTGGGATTTCAGGGATGGGTGGTATTGGGAAGACCACCATTGCAAGAGCCATTTTTGTCAGGTTTTCTCATCAATTTGAAGGTGCTTGTTTTGTTGCAAACATCAAAGAAAATCAAGCTAAACAGGGGTTGTTGTCTTTGCAAAAGAATCTGGTTTCGGAGGTGTTGACAGTTGAATCTGTGAATATAGCTAATGAATATAGTGGAATTGACTTGATAAGAAAAAGGCTTGGTTCTAAGAAGGTAGTGTAG